One Sporosarcina sp. FSL W8-0480 genomic window, TTCCCTGTTAGTCAAGGTTTCGACTTGGGGCACCTCGTTCAGGGATGCAGCTGCGAAAATGGATCGTAATTTACAGGAATTTAGAATTAGGGGAATTAAAACGAATATCCCATTCTTAGAGAATGTCGTCCGCCATGAGAATTTCCTTACAGGTAATTACGACACCAGTTTCATAGACTCTACACCGGAGTTATTCGAATTCCCAGTACGGAAAGACAGAGGGACTAAAATTCTTAATTACTTGGGGAATGTGACAGTCAATGGTTTTCCAGGCATCGGTAAACAAACCAAACCTGTTTTTCATCCAGTAAGAAAACCTGCAATAGATCTTTCCGTTCCACCAACTTACGGTACAAAGCAATTGTTGGATGAAAAAGGACCCGAAGCATTGGTTCAATGGATTAAGGACCAAGAAAATGTGCTTCTCACAGACACAACGTTTCGGGATGCACACCAGTCATTGCTTGCGACTCGTGTTCGAACTTCGGATATTGTAAATATTGCTTCTGAGTCAGCGAGACTTATGCCCGATCTGTTTTCATTTGAAATGTGGGGAGGTGCAACATTTGATGTTGCATACCGATTTCTTAAAGAGGATCCATGGGAAAGGCTTACAAAGCTTCGCGACCAAATTCCAAATGTGCTATTCCAAATGTTGTTCCGAGGGGCAAATGCTGTCGGTTATTCAAATTACCCTGATAATGTTATCCGTGAATTTATCAAAACGTCTGCCGAGTCAGGGATAGATGTATTTCGGATTTTCGATAGTTTGAACTGGGTAAAAGGAATGGAAATTGCTATTGATGCGACTCGTCAAGCGGGGAAGGTCGCTGAAGCTGCACTTTGTTATACAGGGGATATTCTTGATGATTCCCGAGCAAAGTACACTGTGGATTATTATAAAAGAATGGCGAAGGAGCTTGAAGCAACTGGTGCCCATATTCTTGCCATCAAAGACATGGCTGGTCTGTTGAAACCAGAGGCAGCCTACAGACTAATTTCTGAACTAAAGGCGTCAGTGGACATCCCGATACATCTGCACTCACATGATACGAGTGGGAATGGAATCTATATGTATGCAAAAGCTGTAGAAGCCGGAGTAGACATTGTAGATACGGCTCTTGGGTCTATGTCTGGTCTTACTTCTCAACCTTCCGCAAGTTCGCTATATTATGCTTTGCAGCATGGGAAACGGCAATTGCGTGCTAATGTTGCAGCACTTGAATCCTTATCTTATTACTGGGAGGATGTTCGGAAGTATTACCAACACTTCGAAAGTGGAATGGTGAGCCCTCATTCTGAAGTTTATGTACACGAAATGCCAGGTGGTCAATACTCCAATCTTCAACAACAAGCAAAGGCTGTAGGACTTGGGGAGAGATGGGAAGAAGTGAAGGAAATGTATTCCCGTGTCAACTTGCTTTTCGGTGATGTTGTCAAAGTGACACCATCTTCTAAGGTAATTGGAGATATGGCTTTGTTTATGGTGCAAAATAATCTTGATGAGATTTCAGTTATAAGTAAAGGGAAGACAATTGATTTTCCTGAATCCGTCATCGAGTTTTTCGAAGGGTATATTGGCCAACCGTATGGTGGGTTTCCTGAAGAATTACAACAAGTTATTCTAAAGAACAGAAAGCCGATTACAGTGCGTCCCGGAGAACTATTAGAGGATGTTGACTTCAGTAGTCTATTGAATATGACAGAGGAATTATTAGGTCATCCTTCAACGATGAAAGATGCATTGGCGTATGCGCTTTATCCAAAAGTGTTCAAGGAGTATGCATCGACGAAGAAGCTATTCGGTAACATTTCTGTCATCAATACACCAGAATTCCTATTCGGCATGCGTTTGGGGCAAGAAATTGAAGTGGAGATTGAAAAAGGGAAAACACTGATCATTAAATTGGTCTCCATTGGAGAACCGCAATCGGATGGGAATAGAATAATTTACTTCGAATTGAACGGTCAACCGAGGGAAATTATCATACAGGACATAAACATCGAATTTGATGTAATTCGAAAACAAAAGGCGGATTTATCAAATGACTCGCATATTGCGGCGACGATGCCCGGCACTGTATTGAAAATCGCTATCTCCAAAGGAACAAAAGTAAAGAGGGGCGAGCATCTGCTTATTACAGAAGCCATGAAGATGGAAACGACGATCCAAGCACCATTCGATGGAGTAGTAAAAGAAATTTACGTAAACGCTGGGGAATCCATTTCGACAGGGGATTTACTAATAGAGCTTGACCATTAAAAAACGCCCGTGGGGATTTGACTCACGGGCGTTGTTGTTTATTTTCTTTAATTTTGCCAACTTCTTGATACAAGCAAGACCATATACGTCAGTAATCCGAACAATAGGATTACAAAGAGTGAGTGAGCCAATGCAATGTAAAGATTCAAGCGTGTAATAATGACTGCTGCACCAGCTAAAACCTGTAATGTTACTAAGGAGAAAGCGATGATCCAACCCCAATAGATGACTCTCTGGTTTTTATAGTGCCTGATTGCGTGGATTGCAATAATCAAGAGCCATATGAAAATTAGCGCGGCTGCAGTTCGATGGCCCATTTGAACCCATTCCCAAAAGTTTTGTGGAAGGGAAAAGTCTCCGTTTTTGCACATCGGCCAATCTGTACAGCTAAGTTCAGACTCTGTATGTCGGACGAGTGCTCCAGTATAAACAACAATATAAGAGTAAATTGTTACTCCTATCGTATGTAGTTTAAGTGTTTTACCGATTTTTAGTGCATCCGCATCGAATTTCTTATCAACCTCAAATATTAATAAGGTAAGAAGTAAGACAGATGCGAAAGATATAAGAGATATCCCGAAGTGAAGCGCAAGTATAAAATCGCCTTGTCCCCACAGAACTTGTGCAGCTCCGATTAACGCTTGCAAGATCAAGAAGAACAGGGCTAATATGGAAAGGAGTTTCGTTTCTCGAATATGTCCGATTGCCTTCCAAGACCAAACAGATAAAACGACAATCAATATTCCAACTGCACCAGTCACAAGCCTATGAGAGAATTCGATAAGCACTTCTGCAGTTATTTCATCAGGAATCAACTGACCATTACAACCTGGCCAATGCCTTCCGCAACCCATTCCACTATCGGTCTTGGTGACAAGTGCCCCGCCCAAAAGAATAAGTAGCATACCAATTGTGGAAGCAACACCGAACCATTTTAAAAATTTGTTATATCGCAAAAA contains:
- the pyc gene encoding pyruvate carboxylase translates to MSQCSQNIKRIYRKGSGLSVELGRIKKILVANRGEIAIRIFRACTELRIPTVGIYSAEDRGSFHRYKADESYLIGEGKKPIDAYLDIEGIIALAKSCGANAVHPGYGFLAENEEFARRLEEEGIIFIGPSSRHLDMFGDKVKAREQAIKAGIPVIPGSDGPVSSICDVSAFGDVHGYPLIIKASLGGGGRGMRIVKSKEEVSEAFERAKSEAKSAFGSDEVYVEKYINNPKHIEVQILGDAYGNVVHLYERDCSIQRRHQKVVEIAPSISLDDQLRQDICNAAVKLARNISYVNAGTVEFLVADGEFYFIEVNPRIQVEHTITEMVTGIDIVHAQIHIANGGNLHEGESAIPVQSEIPLFGYAIQSRVTTEDPANDFMPDTGKLMVYRSGGGFGVRLDAGNGFQGAIITPYYDSLLVKVSTWGTSFRDAAAKMDRNLQEFRIRGIKTNIPFLENVVRHENFLTGNYDTSFIDSTPELFEFPVRKDRGTKILNYLGNVTVNGFPGIGKQTKPVFHPVRKPAIDLSVPPTYGTKQLLDEKGPEALVQWIKDQENVLLTDTTFRDAHQSLLATRVRTSDIVNIASESARLMPDLFSFEMWGGATFDVAYRFLKEDPWERLTKLRDQIPNVLFQMLFRGANAVGYSNYPDNVIREFIKTSAESGIDVFRIFDSLNWVKGMEIAIDATRQAGKVAEAALCYTGDILDDSRAKYTVDYYKRMAKELEATGAHILAIKDMAGLLKPEAAYRLISELKASVDIPIHLHSHDTSGNGIYMYAKAVEAGVDIVDTALGSMSGLTSQPSASSLYYALQHGKRQLRANVAALESLSYYWEDVRKYYQHFESGMVSPHSEVYVHEMPGGQYSNLQQQAKAVGLGERWEEVKEMYSRVNLLFGDVVKVTPSSKVIGDMALFMVQNNLDEISVISKGKTIDFPESVIEFFEGYIGQPYGGFPEELQQVILKNRKPITVRPGELLEDVDFSSLLNMTEELLGHPSTMKDALAYALYPKVFKEYASTKKLFGNISVINTPEFLFGMRLGQEIEVEIEKGKTLIIKLVSIGEPQSDGNRIIYFELNGQPREIIIQDINIEFDVIRKQKADLSNDSHIAATMPGTVLKIAISKGTKVKRGEHLLITEAMKMETTIQAPFDGVVKEIYVNAGESISTGDLLIELDH
- a CDS encoding heme A synthase; protein product: MRYNKFLKWFGVASTIGMLLILLGGALVTKTDSGMGCGRHWPGCNGQLIPDEITAEVLIEFSHRLVTGAVGILIVVLSVWSWKAIGHIRETKLLSILALFFLILQALIGAAQVLWGQGDFILALHFGISLISFASVLLLTLLIFEVDKKFDADALKIGKTLKLHTIGVTIYSYIVVYTGALVRHTESELSCTDWPMCKNGDFSLPQNFWEWVQMGHRTAAALIFIWLLIIAIHAIRHYKNQRVIYWGWIIAFSLVTLQVLAGAAVIITRLNLYIALAHSLFVILLFGLLTYMVLLVSRSWQN